The following are from one region of the Phycisphaeraceae bacterium genome:
- a CDS encoding 2-oxo acid dehydrogenase subunit E2: MPIEVTMPRLSDTMQQGTVVKWNVKEGDPVKPGTILADIETDKATMELESFDEGTVATLAAKEGDNVGIGEVIVVLAGKGEDAAKVKASFGGKKSSTAEGAEKKGSGGEKKAGAEVASSNGKASSNGAATAVVDDDSGEDSHGSGSGGRIFASPLAKKVAEEMGVDLAEVKGTGPSGRIVRADVEAAAKSPAAASPSKADRGAPAPSMPPVGAKLEAKSVALSNMRRTIAVRLVESKTTIPHYQVTMAVDMDPLLTLRTQLNEQLKAQGVKLSVNDFLVRACALAMHQHPHINASWKQTKDAASIELKDRVNIGVAISLPMERGGGLVVGVLRDADHAGLRQLSAETKRLADKARAKGLSVEEMDGSTFTISNLGMYGVEHFTAIINPPNSAILAVGAAVEKPVVRNGQIVVGHEMQMTMSSDHRVIDGAMAAEYLQTVKRMLEAPATLLV, translated from the coding sequence ATGCCGATTGAAGTCACGATGCCGCGACTGTCCGACACGATGCAGCAGGGGACGGTTGTGAAGTGGAATGTGAAGGAGGGTGACCCGGTCAAGCCGGGGACGATCCTCGCGGACATCGAGACGGACAAGGCGACGATGGAACTCGAGTCCTTCGACGAGGGCACGGTCGCGACCCTGGCGGCGAAGGAGGGCGACAATGTCGGCATCGGCGAGGTGATCGTCGTGCTCGCGGGCAAGGGCGAGGACGCGGCCAAGGTGAAGGCGTCTTTCGGGGGGAAGAAGAGTTCCACCGCAGAGGGCGCGGAGAAGAAGGGGAGTGGGGGGGAGAAGAAGGCGGGGGCCGAGGTGGCGTCGTCGAACGGGAAGGCGTCGAGCAACGGCGCGGCGACGGCGGTGGTCGACGATGACTCCGGGGAAGATTCGCACGGGTCCGGCTCCGGTGGGCGGATCTTCGCGTCGCCGCTGGCGAAGAAGGTCGCGGAGGAGATGGGTGTTGATCTGGCCGAGGTGAAGGGCACGGGGCCGAGCGGGCGCATCGTGCGCGCGGATGTCGAGGCGGCGGCGAAGTCGCCCGCGGCGGCATCGCCCTCGAAGGCCGATCGCGGCGCGCCTGCGCCGAGCATGCCGCCGGTGGGCGCGAAGCTCGAGGCGAAATCGGTCGCGCTCTCCAACATGCGGCGCACCATCGCGGTCCGTCTCGTCGAGAGCAAGACCACGATCCCGCACTACCAGGTCACCATGGCGGTCGACATGGACCCGCTGCTGACGCTGCGCACGCAGTTGAACGAGCAGTTGAAGGCGCAGGGCGTCAAGCTCAGCGTGAACGACTTCCTCGTCCGGGCGTGCGCGCTGGCGATGCACCAGCACCCGCACATCAACGCGTCGTGGAAGCAGACCAAAGACGCGGCGTCGATCGAACTCAAGGACCGCGTGAACATCGGCGTGGCGATCTCGCTGCCGATGGAGCGTGGGGGCGGGCTGGTCGTGGGCGTCCTGCGCGACGCGGACCACGCCGGTCTGCGCCAACTCTCGGCCGAGACGAAGCGCCTGGCCGACAAAGCCCGCGCGAAGGGGCTGAGCGTCGAGGAGATGGACGGCTCGACCTTCACGATCTCGAACCTCGGGATGTACGGCGTGGAGCACTTCACGGCGATCATCAACCCGCCCAACAGCGCGATCCTGGCGGTGGGGGCCGCGGTGGAGAAGCCGGTGGTGCGCAACGGCCAGATCGTCGTCGGGCACGAGATGCAGATGACGATGAGCAGCGACCACCGCGTGATCGACGGCGCGATGGCTGCGGAGTATCTGCAGACGGTCAAGCGGATGCTGGAGGCGCCTGCTACATTGCTGGTGTGA
- a CDS encoding alpha-ketoacid dehydrogenase subunit beta, whose amino-acid sequence MTTFVEPDATLYNRWSFEPDFDKPLPSRDGDRVIQFREALREAMSEEMRRDPRVHLLGEEVAQYQGAYKVSQGMLEEFGEKRIIDTPISENGFAGMAIGAAMRGLRPIVEFMSWSFSLVAADQILNNAPKMLYMSGGQFGCPVVFRGNDGAGGQLGSTHSWCVEGLYANVPGVKIAIPSNPYDAKGLLKTAIIDNDPVFFLESERMLGDKGHVPEEEYYIPFGKAALRAEGDACTIVSFGRPVNFCLEADKELREEGIECDILDMRTIRPLDIESVLKSVKKTNRLVVVDQSWPFSSVASEVITQVIERGFDWLDAQPVRVNSDDVPAPYSKRLEQAFLPHKGKIVAAVKKTLGQA is encoded by the coding sequence ATGACCACCTTCGTTGAGCCCGACGCCACTCTCTACAACCGCTGGTCGTTCGAGCCGGACTTCGACAAACCGCTGCCTTCGCGCGACGGCGACCGCGTCATCCAGTTCCGCGAGGCGCTGCGCGAGGCGATGAGCGAAGAGATGCGGCGCGACCCGCGCGTGCACCTGCTGGGCGAGGAGGTCGCGCAGTACCAGGGCGCGTACAAGGTCAGCCAGGGGATGCTCGAGGAGTTCGGCGAGAAGCGCATCATCGACACGCCCATCAGCGAGAACGGCTTTGCCGGGATGGCGATCGGCGCCGCGATGCGCGGGCTGCGCCCCATCGTCGAGTTCATGTCGTGGTCGTTCTCCCTCGTCGCGGCGGACCAGATCCTGAACAACGCGCCGAAGATGCTCTACATGAGCGGCGGGCAGTTCGGCTGCCCGGTCGTCTTCCGGGGCAACGACGGCGCCGGCGGGCAACTCGGCTCGACGCACTCCTGGTGCGTCGAGGGGCTCTACGCGAATGTCCCGGGCGTGAAGATCGCGATCCCCAGCAACCCGTACGACGCGAAGGGCCTGCTCAAGACCGCGATCATCGACAACGACCCGGTGTTCTTCCTCGAGTCCGAGCGCATGCTGGGCGACAAGGGCCATGTGCCCGAGGAGGAGTACTACATCCCCTTCGGGAAGGCGGCGCTGCGCGCCGAGGGCGACGCGTGCACGATCGTGTCGTTCGGGCGCCCGGTGAACTTCTGCCTGGAGGCGGACAAGGAACTGCGCGAGGAGGGGATCGAGTGCGACATCCTCGACATGCGCACGATCCGCCCGCTGGACATCGAGTCGGTGCTGAAGAGCGTGAAGAAGACCAACCGGCTCGTGGTGGTGGACCAGTCGTGGCCCTTCTCGAGCGTCGCGAGCGAGGTCATCACCCAGGTGATCGAGCGCGGGTTCGACTGGCTGGACGCCCAGCCGGTGCGCGTGAACAGCGACGATGTGCCTGCGCCGTACAGCAAGCGGCTGGAGCAGGCGTTCCTGCCGCACAAGGGAAAGATCGTGGCTGCGGTGAAGAAGACGCTGGGGCAGGCGTGA
- the pdhA gene encoding pyruvate dehydrogenase (acetyl-transferring) E1 component subunit alpha — MTTVTADRAQRPSSHTPGLDNETLLGWLRDMQLIREFESRTAQAYQQAKIGGFCHVYTGQEALVVGTFAAVRKDDPVVTAYRDHGHALARGMSPEACMAEMFGKISGCAKGKGGSMHMFDRPNELYGGHGIVGAQSGLGVGLAFSVKYEREVLKRDVYGNENPPKRVALCYLGDGALNQGCLHESMNLAGLFSLPVIYIVENNMYSMGTSIERGTTMAHDLTAKGRAYGMLSRKIDSMDILDIYEEFKAIADECREEQKPAFVDIRTYRYKGHSMSDPQKYRTREEVEKYEKEKDSIAMLVGHLMRDRKCLTEDEWTQMQDEIREQVLAAVKFAEEAPEPDPETELYSDVYVNPLPQMSPMRDYTHGARNPLLEGE; from the coding sequence ATGACGACCGTGACAGCAGACCGAGCGCAGCGACCTTCGTCCCACACCCCCGGCCTCGACAACGAGACGCTGCTGGGGTGGCTGCGCGACATGCAGCTCATCCGCGAGTTCGAGAGCCGCACGGCGCAGGCCTACCAGCAGGCGAAGATCGGCGGGTTCTGCCACGTGTACACCGGCCAGGAGGCGCTCGTCGTGGGCACCTTCGCCGCGGTGCGCAAGGACGACCCGGTCGTCACCGCCTATCGCGACCACGGGCACGCGCTGGCCCGCGGCATGAGCCCCGAGGCGTGCATGGCCGAGATGTTCGGCAAGATCTCCGGCTGCGCGAAGGGCAAGGGCGGGTCGATGCACATGTTCGACCGCCCCAACGAGCTCTACGGCGGGCACGGCATCGTCGGCGCGCAGTCGGGCCTTGGCGTCGGCCTGGCCTTCAGCGTCAAGTACGAGCGCGAGGTCCTGAAGCGCGATGTCTATGGCAACGAGAACCCGCCCAAGCGTGTGGCGCTGTGCTACCTCGGCGACGGCGCGCTCAATCAGGGCTGCCTCCACGAGTCCATGAACCTCGCGGGGCTCTTCTCCCTGCCGGTCATCTACATCGTCGAGAACAACATGTACTCGATGGGAACCTCGATCGAGCGCGGCACGACGATGGCCCACGACCTGACGGCGAAGGGCCGGGCCTACGGCATGCTCTCGCGGAAGATCGACTCGATGGACATCCTCGACATCTACGAGGAGTTCAAGGCGATCGCCGACGAGTGCCGCGAGGAGCAGAAGCCGGCGTTCGTCGACATCAGGACCTATCGGTACAAGGGCCACTCGATGAGCGACCCGCAGAAGTACCGCACGCGCGAGGAAGTCGAGAAGTACGAGAAGGAGAAGGACTCGATCGCGATGCTGGTGGGCCACCTGATGCGCGATCGCAAGTGCCTGACCGAGGACGAGTGGACGCAGATGCAGGACGAGATCCGCGAGCAGGTCCTGGCGGCGGTGAAGTTCGCCGAGGAAGCGCCCGAGCCCGATCCCGAGACGGAACTGTACAGCGATGTGTATGTGAACCCCCTTCCGCAGATGAGCCCGATGCGTGACTACACGCATGGCGCGCGGAACCCGCTCCTTGAGGGCGAGTGA
- a CDS encoding FkbM family methyltransferase produces the protein MKLLDTDPFVTMTRTLPRDAPLTLLDIGANEGAVARRMLDVFPNATVHAFEPAPDMFTRLAERAERTPGLVPHPLAVGDRNGQAMMHITRNHLLSSLLPASAEGFSAYGQWVERVRTVPVRCVRLDDWAIEAGVARVDALKIDVQGLELDVLRGATRLLGEGTTWIFSEAQLIPEYDGAASFSQIDLFLNSLGYSLHQMHEIYHKGPDQRSTACDALWVRRDALCEVKPPEFLDDERLYWQNRVRRALDLCKREGLTRVALYGAGQHTRALGDVLMSPAASVVCVIDDALGASGESLWGFPIVTRQRAMDMGLDAVILSANSHEPALWKASEPLRASGVRVIRLYSSDDPAGLEAACAAG, from the coding sequence ATGAAACTCCTCGACACCGATCCATTCGTCACGATGACACGCACCCTGCCGCGGGACGCGCCGCTGACGCTCCTCGATATCGGCGCGAACGAGGGCGCGGTGGCTCGGCGCATGCTCGATGTCTTCCCCAACGCCACCGTGCACGCGTTCGAGCCCGCCCCTGACATGTTCACTCGGCTCGCCGAGCGTGCCGAGCGAACCCCCGGCCTCGTGCCGCACCCCCTGGCGGTAGGCGACCGCAACGGCCAGGCGATGATGCACATCACCCGCAATCACCTGCTGTCGAGTCTTCTGCCCGCGAGCGCAGAGGGTTTTTCCGCGTACGGCCAGTGGGTGGAACGCGTGCGGACCGTTCCCGTCCGATGCGTCCGGCTCGACGATTGGGCGATCGAGGCCGGCGTGGCCCGCGTCGACGCGCTCAAGATCGATGTGCAGGGCCTCGAGCTCGATGTGCTCCGCGGCGCGACCCGGTTGCTGGGTGAGGGAACCACCTGGATCTTCAGCGAGGCGCAGCTCATCCCCGAGTACGATGGCGCCGCCAGTTTCTCGCAGATCGATCTCTTCCTGAACTCGCTGGGCTATTCGCTGCACCAGATGCACGAGATTTATCACAAAGGCCCCGACCAGCGATCCACGGCCTGCGACGCTCTCTGGGTTCGGCGCGACGCGCTGTGCGAGGTCAAGCCCCCCGAGTTCCTCGACGACGAGCGGCTGTACTGGCAGAACCGGGTCAGACGCGCGCTGGACCTCTGCAAACGCGAAGGGCTCACCCGCGTCGCGCTCTACGGCGCCGGGCAACACACCCGCGCGCTGGGCGATGTCCTGATGTCGCCAGCAGCGTCCGTCGTGTGCGTGATCGACGACGCGCTCGGTGCTTCGGGCGAATCGCTCTGGGGTTTCCCGATCGTCACACGCCAGCGGGCCATGGATATGGGCCTTGACGCGGTGATTCTCTCCGCGAACAGCCACGAGCCCGCGCTCTGGAAGGCGAGCGAGCCCCTTCGCGCCAGTGGTGTCCGAGTAATCCGCCTGTATTCGAGCGACGACCCCGCTGGCCTCGAAGCTGCCTGCGCCGCGGGTTGA